In Leopardus geoffroyi isolate Oge1 chromosome D1, O.geoffroyi_Oge1_pat1.0, whole genome shotgun sequence, a single window of DNA contains:
- the LOC123602695 gene encoding olfactory receptor 5AP2, with the protein MRRYMKEVQGRNQTEVTEFILLGLSDNSDLQSVLFGLFLLIYMATMVGNLGMMVLIKMDPCLHTPMYLFLSSLSFVDASYSSSVTPKMLVNLVAENKAISFNGCAAQFYFFGSFLGTECFLLAMMAYDRYAAIWNPLLYSVLMSGKICFLLVAMSFLAGFGNAAIHTGMTFRLSFCGSNRINHFYCDTPPLLKLSCSDTRINGIVIMVFSSFNVITCVMVVLISYLCILIAILRIPSLEGRHKAFSTCASHLMAVTIFFGTILFMYLRPTSSYSMEQDKIVSVFYTVVIPMLNPLIYSLKNKDVKGALKKILQKHIL; encoded by the coding sequence ATGAGAAGATATATGAAAGAGGTCCAAGGACGAAATCAAACAGAAGTGACAGAATTTATCCTCTTAGGACTCTCAGACAATTCAGATCTACAGAGTGTCCTCTTTGGATTGTTTCTGTTAATCTATATGGCAACCATGGTGGGTAATTTAGGGATGATGGTGTTAATTAAGATGGATCCTTGTCTCCACACTCCAATGTACCTCTTTCTCAGCAGCCTCTCTTTTGTTGATGCCTCTTACTCTTCTTCTGTCACTCCTAAGATGCTGGTGAACCTTGTGGCTGAGAACAAAGCCATATCTTTTAATGGATGCGCTGCCCAGTTCTACTTCTTTGGCTCCTTTTTGGGGACTGAATGCTTTCTGTTGGCTATGATGGCATATGATCGCTATGCAGCCATTTGGAACCCTCTGCTGTACTCAGTTCTCATGTCTGGGAAAATTTGTTTCTTGCTAGTAGCTATGTCTTTCCTAGCAGGCTTTGGGAATGCAGCCATACACACAGGAATGACTTTCAGATTGTCCTTTTGTGGCTCTAATAGGATCAACCATTTCTACTGtgacaccccacccctgctcaagCTGTCTTGCTCTGACACTCGCATCAATGGCATTGTGATCATGGTTTTCTCCAGTTTTAATGTCATCACTTGTGTTATGGTTGTTCTCATTTCTTACCTGTGTATCCTCATTGCCATCTTGAGGATTCCCTCTTTAGAGGGCAGGCACaaagccttctccacctgtgccTCCCACCTCATGGCTGTCACCATATTTTTTGGGACAATTCTCTTCATGTACTTGCGCCCTACATCTAGCTATTCAATGGAACAGGACAAGATTGTCTCTGTCTTTTATACAGTAGTGATTCCTATGTTAAACCCCCTCATCTACAGTTTGAAAAATAAGGATGTGAAAGGGGCCCTAAAGAAGATCTTACAGAAACACATACTGTAA
- the LOC123602696 gene encoding olfactory receptor 1019 isoform X1, protein MLKACKVQNKNHSMVTEFIFMGITQDPQLQTIFFVVFLLIYLVNVVGNIGMIILIITDTQLHTPMYFFLCNLSFVDLGYSSAIAPRMLADFLTKHKVISFSSCATQFAFFVGFVDAECYVLAAMAYDRFVAICRPLHYSTLMSKRVCAALMLGSYLAGLVSLVAHTSLTFSLSYCGSNIINHFFCEIPPLLALSCSDTYVSEILLFSLCGFIEFSTILIIFISYAFILVAIIRMHSAEGRHKAFSTCGSHLTGVTLFYGTVMFMYLRPTSSYSLDQDKWASVFYTIIIPMLNPLIYSLRNKDVKAAFKKLTGRKPQ, encoded by the exons ATGCTAAAAGCCTGCAAAGTGCAAAACA aaaaccaCTCAATGGTGACCGAGTTTATCTTTATGGGCATCACTCAAGACCCTCAGCTGCAGACCATCTTTTTTGTGGTCTTCCTCCTGATCTACCTGGTCAATGTCGTGGGAAACATTGGTATGATTATCTTGATCATAACAGACACTCAGCttcacacccccatgtactttttcctgtGTAACCTCTCTTTCGTTGACCTGGGATACTCTTCAGCCATTGCCCCCAGGATGCTGGCTGACTTCTTAACAAAGCACAAAGTTATCTCCTTCTCCAGCTGTGCCACCCAGTTTGCTTTCTTCGTAGGTTTTGTGGATGCCGAGTGCTATGTCCTGGCCGCCATGGCCTATGACCGTTTCGTGGCCATCTGTCGACCCCTCCACTATAGCACTCTCATGTCCAAGAGAGTTTGTGCGGCTCTCATGCTGGGCTCTTACCTGGCTGGCTTGGTGAGTTTAGTAGCCCACACTTCCCTCACCTTCAGTTTGAGTTACTGTGGTTCTAATATTATCAACCACTTCTTCTGTGAAATCCCACCTCTCTTAGCCCTCTCTTGTTCAGACACTTACGTCAGCGAGATCTTGCTCTTTAGTCTGTGTGGCTTCATTGAATTCAGCACCATCCTCATCATCTTCATCTCTTATGCCTTCATCCTCGTAGCAATCATCAGAATGCACTCAGCTGAAGGCCGCCATAAGGCTTTCTCCACCTGTGGGTCTCACCTCACTGGCGTCACCCTTTTTTATGGCACAGTCATGTTTATGTACCTCAGGCCAACATCCAGCTACTCCCTGGACCAAGACAAGTGGGCCTCTGTGTTCTacactattatcatccccatgcTGAATCCCTTGATCTACAGTTTACGGAACAAGGACGTGAAAGCTGCTTTCAAAAAACTAACTGGAAGAAAACCTCAGTAG
- the LOC123602696 gene encoding olfactory receptor 1019 isoform X2 gives MDKENHSMVTEFIFMGITQDPQLQTIFFVVFLLIYLVNVVGNIGMIILIITDTQLHTPMYFFLCNLSFVDLGYSSAIAPRMLADFLTKHKVISFSSCATQFAFFVGFVDAECYVLAAMAYDRFVAICRPLHYSTLMSKRVCAALMLGSYLAGLVSLVAHTSLTFSLSYCGSNIINHFFCEIPPLLALSCSDTYVSEILLFSLCGFIEFSTILIIFISYAFILVAIIRMHSAEGRHKAFSTCGSHLTGVTLFYGTVMFMYLRPTSSYSLDQDKWASVFYTIIIPMLNPLIYSLRNKDVKAAFKKLTGRKPQ, from the coding sequence atggataaagaaaaccaCTCAATGGTGACCGAGTTTATCTTTATGGGCATCACTCAAGACCCTCAGCTGCAGACCATCTTTTTTGTGGTCTTCCTCCTGATCTACCTGGTCAATGTCGTGGGAAACATTGGTATGATTATCTTGATCATAACAGACACTCAGCttcacacccccatgtactttttcctgtGTAACCTCTCTTTCGTTGACCTGGGATACTCTTCAGCCATTGCCCCCAGGATGCTGGCTGACTTCTTAACAAAGCACAAAGTTATCTCCTTCTCCAGCTGTGCCACCCAGTTTGCTTTCTTCGTAGGTTTTGTGGATGCCGAGTGCTATGTCCTGGCCGCCATGGCCTATGACCGTTTCGTGGCCATCTGTCGACCCCTCCACTATAGCACTCTCATGTCCAAGAGAGTTTGTGCGGCTCTCATGCTGGGCTCTTACCTGGCTGGCTTGGTGAGTTTAGTAGCCCACACTTCCCTCACCTTCAGTTTGAGTTACTGTGGTTCTAATATTATCAACCACTTCTTCTGTGAAATCCCACCTCTCTTAGCCCTCTCTTGTTCAGACACTTACGTCAGCGAGATCTTGCTCTTTAGTCTGTGTGGCTTCATTGAATTCAGCACCATCCTCATCATCTTCATCTCTTATGCCTTCATCCTCGTAGCAATCATCAGAATGCACTCAGCTGAAGGCCGCCATAAGGCTTTCTCCACCTGTGGGTCTCACCTCACTGGCGTCACCCTTTTTTATGGCACAGTCATGTTTATGTACCTCAGGCCAACATCCAGCTACTCCCTGGACCAAGACAAGTGGGCCTCTGTGTTCTacactattatcatccccatgcTGAATCCCTTGATCTACAGTTTACGGAACAAGGACGTGAAAGCTGCTTTCAAAAAACTAACTGGAAGAAAACCTCAGTAG
- the LOC123600528 gene encoding LOW QUALITY PROTEIN: olfactory receptor 2G3-like (The sequence of the model RefSeq protein was modified relative to this genomic sequence to represent the inferred CDS: substituted 1 base at 1 genomic stop codon) translates to MDMIKTNFTVTEFVFLGLSSQPKMQLILFIMFLFFYLLTVVGNITIITVIQIEPRLQTPMYFFLTNLSFLDICYTATNVPQMLSNMVGKKTIPFSSCATQMYFSLSFGMIECVLLGVMAYDRYVAICHPLHYTVIMNQSICVXLATISWSSSFLSSMVINVLTLSLPYCGPNVLNHFFCEVPSVLRLACTDTSFTELVVFIFSIIIVFIPFLLIVVSYARILLSVLRIRSASGRHQALSICASFLTVVALFYGTAIFMSVRPQSKSSRAGGKIIAVFYTVITPMLNPLIYSLRNQDVKGALRRAIAKQKTGGVLMGHKVNC, encoded by the coding sequence ATGGATATGATAAAAACAAACTTCACTGTGACTGAATTTGTGTTCCTGGGCCTCTCATCTCAGCCAAAGATGcagctcattctttttattatgttcttgtttttctaCTTATTAACAGTAGTGGGGAATATTACAATTATCACTGTTATTCAGATAGAACCTCGTCTCCaaacccccatgtacttcttcctcactAATTTATCCTTTCTAGATATCTGCTATACAGCCACCAATGTCCCACAAATGCTGTCCAACATGGTGGGGAAAAAGACCATCCCATTCTCTAGCTGTGCTACTCAGATGtacttctccctctcttttggaATGATTGAATGTGTTCTCCTTGGGGTCATGGCTTATGACAGATATGTAGCCATTTGTCACCCTCTTCATTATACTGTCATTATGAACCAAAGTATCTGTGTCTAATTGGCAACCATTTCTTGGTCCAGTAGCTTCCTGAGCTCCATGGTTATCAATGTCCTCACCTTGAGTTTGCCCTACTGTGGGCCCAATGTCCTGAATCACTTTTTCTGTGAGGTCCCTTCTGTCCTGAGGTTGGCTTGCACTGACACCTCATTTACTGAGCTGGTTGTTTTCATCTTCAGTATTATCATCGTCTTCATTCCTTTTCTCCTGATTGTTGTTTCCTATGCCCGAATCCTTCTATCAGTCCTCAGGATACGGTCAGCCTCTGGAAGGCACCAGGCACTGTCCATCTGTGCCTCCTTTCTGACAGTGGTGGCCTTGTTCTATGGAACTGCCATCTTCATGTCCGTGAGACCCCAGTCGAAGTCCTCCAGGGCTGGGGGCAAGATCATTGCAGTGTTCTACACTGTGATCACACCTATGCTCAACCCCTTGATCTATAGCCTAAGGAACCAAGATGTGAAAGGAGCTTTAAGGAGAGCTATTGCAAAACAGAAGACAGGAGGGGTCTTAATGGGACATAAAGTTAACTGTTAA
- the LOC123602697 gene encoding olfactory receptor 9G1-like, translating to MERSNHTATEFILVGFTTDPTMQLVLFAVFLGVYSLTVVGNTSLMVLICKDSRLHTPMYFFIGNLSFLDLWYSTVYTPKILMTCISEDKSISFAGCVCQFFFSAGLAYSECYLLAAMAYDRYMAISKPLLYSQAMSVKLCASLVASSYLGGFINSSIITKRTFALNFCSGNVIDDFFCDLLPLVKLACGKKDGYQTVLYFLLASNVITPTVLILASYLFIIATILRIRSTQGRLKAFSTCSSHLISVTLYYGSILYIYSRPQSSYSLDRDKIVSTFYTVVFPMLNPMIYSLRNKDVKEALDKLIK from the coding sequence ATGGAGAGAAGCAATCACACAGCGACGGAGTTCATCCTGGTGGGTTTCACCACAGACCCAACGATGCAGCTGGTCCTGTTTGCGGTATTCCTTGGTGTGTACTCTCTGACTGTGGTAGGAAATACCTCCCTCATGGTGTTGATCTGTAAAGACTCCCGACTGCACACAcctatgtattttttcattgggAATCTATCTTTTCTGGATCTCTGGTATTCCACTGTCTACACCCCAAAGATCCTCATGACCTGCATCTCTGAAGACAAAAGCATCTCCTTTGCTGGCTGTGTATGTCAGTTCTTCTTCTCTGCTGGGCTGGCATACAGCGAGTGTTACCTGTTGGCTGCCATGGCTTATGACCGCTACATGGCCATCTCAAAGCCATTGCTTTATTCTCAGGCTATGTCCGTAAAGCTATGTGCATCTTTGGTAGCATCTTCATACCTTGGTGGCTTTATTAACTCTTCTATTATCACCAAAAGAACTTTTGCCTTGAACTTCTGTAGTGGCAATGTCATTGATGACTTTTTTTGTGATTTGCTTCCCCTGGTGAAGTTGGCTTGTGGCAAAAAAGATGGCTACCAGACTGTGCTctacttccttctggcctccaaTGTCATCACCCCCACAGTGCTCATCCTCGCTTCCTACCTGTTCATCATTGCCACCATCTTGAGGATCCGTTCCACCCAGGGCCGCCTCAAAGCTTTCTCCACCTGTTCCTCCCACCTGATCTCTGTCACCTTGTACTATGGCTCCATTCTCTACATCTATTCTCGTCCCCAGTCTAGCTATTCTTTGGACAGGGACAAAATAGTTTCTACATTTTACACTGTGGTATTCCCCATGTTGAACCCCATGATCTATAGCCTGAGAAATAAGGATGTGAAAGAGGCTCTGGATAAACTCATTAAATAA